One genomic region from Streptomyces sp. NBC_00457 encodes:
- the sufU gene encoding Fe-S cluster assembly sulfur transfer protein SufU: MKLDSMYQEVILDHYKNPHGRGLRDGDAEVHHVNPTCGDEITLRVKYDGSTIEDVSYEGQGCSISQASASVLNELLVGKDLSDAQKIQETFLELMQSKGKIEPDDAMEEVLEDAVAFAGVSKYPARVKCALLSWMAWKDATAQALGSDAAERKTA; encoded by the coding sequence GTGAAACTGGATTCCATGTACCAGGAAGTCATCCTGGACCACTACAAGAACCCGCACGGGCGTGGTCTGAGGGATGGCGACGCCGAGGTGCACCATGTGAACCCGACGTGCGGCGACGAGATCACCCTGCGTGTGAAGTACGACGGCTCGACGATCGAGGACGTCTCGTACGAGGGCCAGGGCTGTTCCATCAGCCAGGCCTCGGCGTCCGTGCTGAACGAACTGCTGGTCGGCAAGGACCTCTCCGACGCGCAGAAGATCCAGGAGACCTTCCTGGAGCTGATGCAGTCCAAGGGGAAGATCGAGCCCGACGACGCCATGGAGGAGGTACTGGAGGACGCGGTCGCGTTCGCCGGTGTCTCCAAGTACCCGGCCCGGGTGAAGTGCGCGCTGCTGAGCTGGATGGCGTGGAAGGACGCGACGGCCCAGGCGCTGGGTTCCGACGCCGCTGAAAGGAAGACGGCATGA
- the sufC gene encoding Fe-S cluster assembly ATPase SufC produces MATLEIRDLHVTVEADNATKEILKGVDLTVKQGETHAIMGPNGSGKSTLAYSLAGHPKYTITEGTVTLDGEDVLEMSVDERARAGLFLAMQYPVEVPGVSVSNFLRTSATAIRGEAPKLRTWVKEVREAMERLNMDPAFAERNVNEGFSGGEKKRHEILQLELLRPKVAILDETDSGLDVDALRVVSEGVNRVRETGEVGTLLITHYTRILRYIKPDYVHVFSAGRIAESGGAELADKLENEGYEAYAKGGASA; encoded by the coding sequence ATGGCAACGCTTGAAATCCGAGACCTGCACGTCACCGTCGAGGCCGACAACGCCACGAAGGAGATCCTCAAGGGCGTCGACCTCACCGTGAAGCAGGGCGAGACGCACGCCATCATGGGCCCGAACGGCTCCGGCAAGTCGACCCTCGCCTACTCGCTCGCGGGTCACCCCAAGTACACGATCACCGAGGGCACCGTCACCCTCGACGGCGAGGACGTCCTGGAGATGTCCGTCGACGAGCGCGCCCGCGCGGGCCTGTTCCTGGCGATGCAGTACCCGGTCGAGGTCCCCGGCGTCTCGGTCTCCAACTTCCTGCGCACCTCCGCCACCGCGATCCGCGGCGAGGCCCCCAAACTGCGTACCTGGGTGAAGGAGGTCAGGGAGGCCATGGAGCGCCTCAACATGGACCCCGCCTTCGCCGAGCGCAACGTGAACGAGGGCTTCTCCGGCGGTGAGAAGAAGCGCCACGAGATCCTTCAGCTGGAGCTGCTCAGGCCGAAGGTCGCGATCCTCGACGAGACCGACTCCGGCCTGGACGTCGACGCCCTGCGCGTCGTCTCCGAGGGCGTCAACCGCGTCCGTGAGACCGGCGAGGTCGGCACCCTGCTGATCACGCACTACACGCGCATCCTGCGCTACATCAAGCCCGACTACGTTCACGTCTTCTCGGCCGGCCGCATCGCGGAGTCCGGCGGCGCGGAGCTCGCCGACAAGCTGGAGAACGAGGGCTACGAGGCTTACGCGAAGGGTGGCGCATCCGCGTGA
- a CDS encoding non-heme iron oxygenase ferredoxin subunit, translated as MTFVRACGLSELEEDTPKRVELDGTPVSVVQTEGEVFAIHDICSHANVSLSEGEVEDCQIECWLHGSSFDLRTGKPSGLPATRPVPVYPVKIEGDDVLVSLSQES; from the coding sequence ATGACGTTCGTACGCGCCTGTGGGCTGAGCGAGCTGGAGGAGGACACCCCGAAGAGGGTGGAACTCGACGGCACGCCGGTCTCGGTCGTGCAGACCGAGGGCGAGGTGTTCGCGATCCACGACATCTGCTCCCACGCGAACGTGTCGCTCTCCGAGGGCGAGGTGGAGGACTGCCAGATCGAGTGCTGGCTGCACGGCTCCAGCTTCGACCTCCGCACCGGCAAACCGTCCGGCCTTCCCGCGACGCGCCCCGTCCCCGTATATCCCGTAAAGATCGAAGGGGACGATGTGCTCGTCTCCCTTTCCCAGGAGTCCTGA
- a CDS encoding metal-sulfur cluster assembly factor, giving the protein MSDTVEMKPASEEEVREALYDVVDPELGIDVVNLGLIYGIHIDDANIATIDMTLTSAACPLTDVIEDQAKSATDGLVNELRINWVWMPPWGPDKITDDGREQLRALGFNV; this is encoded by the coding sequence ATGAGCGACACGGTTGAGATGAAGCCGGCCTCGGAGGAAGAAGTCCGCGAGGCGCTGTACGACGTCGTCGACCCCGAGTTGGGCATCGACGTCGTCAACCTCGGCCTGATCTATGGCATTCACATCGACGACGCGAACATCGCGACGATCGACATGACCCTGACCTCCGCGGCCTGCCCGCTGACGGACGTCATCGAGGACCAGGCCAAGTCCGCCACGGACGGCCTCGTCAACGAACTCCGCATCAACTGGGTCTGGATGCCGCCGTGGGGCCCGGACAAGATCACGGACGACGGACGCGAGCAGCTGCGGGCGTTGGGGTTCAACGTCTGA
- a CDS encoding cysteine desulfurase, producing the protein MTQLPGLLDTEALRKDFPILDRTVHDGQKLVYLDNAATSQKPRQVLDALSEYYERYNANVHRGVHVLAEEATALYEGARDKVAEFINAPSRDEVIFTKNASESLNLVANMLGWADDPYRVDHETEIVITEMEHHSNIVPWQLLSQRTGAKLKWFGLTDDGRLDLSNIDEIITEKTKIVSFVLVSNILGTVNPVETIIRRAQEVGALVCIDASQAAPHMPLDVQALQADFVAFTGHKMCGPTGIGVLWGRQELLEDLPPFLGGGEMIETVSMHSSTYAPAPHKFEAGTPPIAQAVGLGAAIDYLSAIGMDKILAHEHALTEYAVKRLAGVPDLRIIGPTTAEDRGAAISFTLGDIHPHDVGQVLDEQGIAVRVGHHCARPVCLRYGIPATTRASFYLYSTPAEIDSLVDGLEHVRNFFG; encoded by the coding sequence GTGACACAGCTGCCGGGCCTCCTCGACACCGAGGCGCTCCGCAAGGACTTCCCCATCCTGGACCGCACGGTCCACGACGGTCAGAAGCTCGTGTACCTGGACAACGCGGCGACCTCGCAGAAGCCGCGCCAGGTGCTGGACGCCCTGAGCGAGTACTACGAGCGCTACAACGCCAACGTCCACCGTGGCGTGCACGTCCTCGCCGAGGAGGCCACGGCGCTGTACGAGGGCGCGCGCGACAAGGTCGCGGAGTTCATCAACGCGCCCAGCCGCGACGAGGTGATCTTCACCAAGAACGCCTCCGAGTCGCTCAACCTCGTGGCCAACATGCTCGGCTGGGCCGACGACCCCTACCGGGTGGACCACGAGACCGAGATCGTCATCACGGAGATGGAGCACCACTCCAACATCGTCCCGTGGCAGCTGCTGTCGCAGCGCACGGGCGCGAAGCTGAAGTGGTTCGGCCTGACCGACGACGGCCGCCTCGACCTCTCCAACATCGACGAGATCATCACGGAGAAGACGAAGATCGTCTCCTTCGTGCTGGTGTCGAACATCCTCGGGACGGTCAACCCGGTCGAGACAATCATCCGCCGCGCACAGGAGGTCGGTGCTCTCGTCTGCATCGACGCCTCCCAGGCGGCGCCCCACATGCCGCTGGACGTGCAGGCCCTCCAGGCCGACTTCGTCGCCTTCACCGGCCACAAGATGTGCGGCCCGACCGGCATAGGCGTGCTGTGGGGCCGTCAGGAGCTGCTCGAGGATCTCCCCCCGTTCCTCGGCGGCGGCGAGATGATCGAGACGGTGTCGATGCACTCGTCGACCTACGCTCCCGCCCCGCACAAGTTCGAGGCGGGCACGCCTCCGATCGCGCAGGCGGTCGGCCTGGGCGCGGCGATCGACTATCTGTCCGCGATCGGCATGGACAAGATCCTCGCCCATGAGCACGCGCTCACCGAGTACGCGGTCAAGCGCCTTGCGGGCGTCCCTGACCTGCGCATCATCGGCCCGACGACGGCCGAGGACCGGGGCGCCGCGATCTCCTTCACGCTCGGCGACATCCACCCGCACGACGTGGGCCAGGTCCTCGACGAGCAGGGCATCGCGGTCCGGGTCGGCCACCACTGCGCACGGCCGGTCTGCCTGAGGTACGGAATTCCTGCGACCACGCGAGCGTCGTTCTATCTGTACTCCACGCCGGCCGAGATCGACTCTCTGGTGGACGGCCTGGAGCACGTACGGAACTTCTTCGGCTGA
- the sufD gene encoding Fe-S cluster assembly protein SufD: MAEAQNIPVGSTTAGQIAVAAESTVATRMSAPPSFDVADFPVPHGREEEWRFTPLERLRGLHDGTAVATGDGVKVDIDAPEGVIVETVGRDDARIGKAGTPVDRVAAQAYSAFEKAGVVTVPKETVLTEPIRIAVHGQGGIAYGHQVIELGAFAEAVVVIDHTGDAVLAANVDYVLGDGAKLTVVSVQDWDDKAVHVGQHNALIGRDATFKSFVVTFGGDLVRLHPRVAYAGTGGEAELFGLYFTDAGQHQEHRLLVDHNTPHCKSNVAYKGALQGDDAHAVWIGDVLIEAKAEGTDTYEMNRNLVLTDGARVDSVPNLEIETGEIVGAGHASATGRFDDEQLFYLMARGIPADEARRLVVRGFFAELVQQIGVDDIEERLLVKIDEELEASV, encoded by the coding sequence ATGGCTGAGGCTCAGAACATCCCGGTGGGGTCCACCACCGCCGGCCAGATCGCGGTGGCCGCCGAGTCGACCGTCGCCACGCGCATGAGCGCCCCGCCCTCCTTCGACGTGGCGGACTTCCCGGTCCCGCACGGCCGCGAGGAGGAATGGCGGTTCACCCCGCTGGAGCGCCTGCGCGGGCTGCACGACGGCACCGCAGTCGCCACCGGTGACGGCGTGAAGGTCGACATCGACGCCCCCGAGGGCGTCATCGTCGAGACCGTCGGCCGTGACGACGCCCGGATCGGCAAGGCCGGCACCCCGGTGGACCGCGTCGCCGCCCAGGCGTACTCGGCGTTCGAGAAGGCCGGCGTGGTCACCGTCCCCAAGGAGACGGTGCTCACCGAGCCCATCCGTATCGCCGTACACGGCCAGGGCGGGATCGCCTACGGCCACCAGGTCATCGAGCTGGGCGCCTTCGCCGAGGCTGTCGTCGTCATCGACCACACCGGTGACGCGGTGCTCGCAGCCAACGTCGACTACGTCCTGGGCGACGGCGCCAAGCTGACCGTCGTCTCGGTCCAGGATTGGGACGACAAGGCCGTGCACGTCGGCCAGCACAACGCGCTGATCGGCCGCGACGCCACCTTCAAGTCGTTCGTGGTCACCTTCGGCGGCGATCTCGTACGTCTGCACCCGCGCGTCGCCTACGCCGGCACCGGTGGCGAGGCCGAGCTCTTCGGCCTGTACTTCACCGACGCCGGCCAGCACCAGGAGCACCGTCTCCTGGTCGACCACAACACCCCGCACTGCAAGTCCAACGTCGCCTACAAGGGCGCGCTCCAGGGCGACGACGCGCACGCAGTGTGGATCGGTGACGTGCTGATCGAGGCCAAGGCCGAGGGCACGGACACGTACGAGATGAACCGCAACCTCGTCCTGACGGACGGCGCCCGGGTCGACTCCGTGCCGAACCTGGAGATCGAGACCGGCGAGATCGTCGGCGCGGGTCACGCCTCGGCGACCGGCCGCTTCGACGACGAGCAGCTCTTCTACCTGATGGCCCGCGGCATCCCGGCCGACGAGGCCCGCCGCCTAGTGGTCCGCGGCTTCTTCGCCGAACTGGTCCAGCAGATCGGCGTCGACGACATCGAAGAGCGCCTTCTCGTGAAGATCGACGAGGAGCTGGAGGCGTCCGTCTGA